One genomic segment of Ignavibacteriota bacterium includes these proteins:
- a CDS encoding transketolase produces the protein MDNKKLIEYKEIAKNVREHIITLSNNGGAFIGSALSCSDLIVYLYTDFLNVSKDKLQSKNRDYFFLSKGHAVPALYGMFIELGWLEVERLNNHLQVNDDIYWHPNTKIPGVEFHSGSLGHSLSIAIGIAIDCKLKETQNKIVVLMGDGELNEGSIWESLLIAHAYKLDNLLIIIDRNQIQANLLTEELIPLNPLNLKFESFGCTVKSIDGHNFIDMNEALKEFPFEINRPSVIIADTTRGKGIRSIENKINKWFVENNDYSVIEYINELNMTNEFEFKMSNLNEL, from the coding sequence ATATAAAGAAATTGCGAAAAATGTTAGAGAACATATTATCACTTTAAGTAATAATGGCGGGGCTTTTATTGGGTCTGCGCTTTCTTGTTCTGATTTAATTGTTTATCTCTATACAGATTTTTTAAATGTTAGTAAAGATAAACTCCAAAGTAAAAACAGAGATTACTTTTTCCTATCAAAAGGACATGCCGTTCCAGCTTTATATGGAATGTTTATTGAATTAGGCTGGTTAGAAGTTGAAAGATTAAATAATCATTTACAAGTAAATGATGATATTTATTGGCATCCAAATACAAAAATTCCGGGAGTTGAATTTCATTCAGGCTCACTTGGTCATTCGCTATCAATTGCTATTGGAATTGCAATAGACTGTAAACTAAAAGAAACCCAAAATAAAATTGTTGTGCTAATGGGAGATGGTGAGTTGAATGAAGGATCTATTTGGGAATCATTATTAATTGCGCATGCATACAAATTAGATAATCTCTTAATCATTATTGATCGAAATCAAATTCAAGCAAATTTACTTACAGAAGAATTAATTCCACTTAATCCGCTTAATCTAAAATTTGAATCTTTCGGATGTACGGTTAAATCAATAGATGGACATAATTTTATTGATATGAATGAAGCATTAAAAGAATTTCCGTTTGAAATAAATCGTCCGTCGGTTATAATCGCAGATACAACAAGAGGCAAAGGAATTAGAAGCATTGAAAATAAAATTAATAAATGGTTTGTTGAGAACAATGATTATAGCGTGATTGAGTATATAAATGAACTGAATATGACAAATGAATTTGAATTTAAAATGAGTAACTTAAATGAATTATGA